The Prosthecobacter debontii genomic sequence TCTGCTATCTGGGTTCGCCATCATTCACTACTGACTCATACCGGAGATGGTCTGGAAGATCGTGGTGATCATGAGGTAGGCCATGATGCCCACCATCCCCGCCATCAGACAGACGATCAGCGGCTGCACCAAAGCGCTGAGCTTCTCCACCTTTTGTCCCAGCTCACGATCAAAACGTTCCGCTGCTTTACCCATCGCCGAAGAAAGGTCGCCGGTCTGCTCCCCCACGTTCACCATATCCAGTAACAAAGCAGGAAAGATGTTGCTGCGGTCCAGCGCTCGGGAAAGGCTCACCCCTTCTCCGACATGCCGCATCACCCCTTCGAATTCGCGCTGGTAGTGCGGGTTTTCGATGGCCTGATGCGTCAGCTGCATGGCCTGAACCATGGGCAAACCATTGCCTAACAAATTGGCCATTGTCTCCAAAAACTGCACATAGAATCGGGCTTTCAGAATGTTTCCGAACAAGGGTAACCGCAGCAGAAAGCGCGCCCACGGAATCTGTGACTCTGGCCGTCTCAACCAGGCTTTGATCAGCACAAAGACCGCCATGGCTCCCAGCAGGATCATCCACCAGGTGGCTTTAATAAACTCGCTGAAGCTCAGAATGATCTGCGCGCCCAAGGGCAAGGAACCACCTGTGGAATCCAACAGCTCCGTGAGCTTTGGGATCAGATACACCACAAACAGCAAGGTGACGGAGACGGCCGCCACGACCAAGAACGCCGGATAGATTAGAGCAAAAGCCACCTTGCTGCGCAAGGCCGCCAGAGAACGCAGGTACTCCACCTGACGACGCAAAATAGCAGGCAAGCTACCACTCGCTTCACCCGCCGCTGCCAGTGCGCAGAACAGATTGCCAAAGCTCGGGCTGGTGGCCGCAATCGCCTTGGAAAAAGGCATCCCATCGCGCACTTTGGAGCGCAGGGCTGTAGCCAAAGTCTTCACACTGGAGAGTTCACGCCGACGTTCCATGGTCGCCAAAGCAGGCTCAAGCTGAATGCCAGCCCCTAGAAGGTCGGAAAGCTCTTCCGTAAACAAGACCACCTGCGACAACTTCAATCGGATCGGTCCCGCGGTGAAAACGGGAGCAGCAGATCGAGGGGTCGCTCGTGTTTCCACGCCGCCAGCTTGCTCGAGTCGAAACGGCTGCAGGCGTTTCTTGCTGAGCAAATTCATCGCCTCTGTCCGATCCACAGCCGTCAGCTCTCCGGTGATGACACCGGAGGGTCCATGAGCGCTGTAAGCGAAGGTGGGCATAAGGGGTAGGAGTCAGAAAATCAAGCAGCCACGAGGTGAAGCGGTTGAGTCAGACGTGGTGCCGTTTCATGAAAGGAGCGCCCCGCAGAGGTCACGCTGAGCACTTCTTCAATGGTGGTCTCCCCGGCTAACACTTTTTGGAAACCATAACCACGCATGGGGATGTAACCATCCTGGCAGGCTTGCTTTTGCAGCTCTGCCGGATGGGCTCGAGTATTGATCAGATGTTGCAGAGCTTGTGTCATCAGCACCACTTCGTAGATGCTCAGCCGCCCTTGATAACCGCTCCCTCTACAGGCTTCACAACCAACCGCGCGCATGATCTGACCCGACACATTCAGCGGGAATCCGATGCTCTTTAAATAGTCAGACTCCACTTCCGCAGGAGCCTTGCAAAGCGGGCAGAGCTTTCTCACCAAACGTTGAGCGAGAAAGGCCCGCACGGCACTGCTCACCAAGAAGGGCTCGACCCCCATGTCCACGAGTCGAGTGATGCCGCCAATCGCGTCATTGGTGTGCAAGGTGCTAAAGACAAGGTGACCTGTCAGCGCCGCACGGATGGCGATCTCGGTGGTTTCCAGATCACGCATTTCCCCCACCATGACCACGTTGGGATCCCCACGCAGGATGCTGCGCAAACCCGAAGCAAACGTCAGACCGATCTCCGGCTTCACCGCAATCTGAACCATCCCCGGCATCTTGTATTCCACCGGATCTTCGATCGTCACAATGCGACGATGCGTCTGGTTCATCTCACTGAGGAAGGCATACAGCGTGGTGCTCTTACCACTACCCGTGGGGCCCGTGATCAGGATGATGCCATTGGGTAGCTTCAGCAATTCATCCACCACCGGTTTCACCGTATCGGTTAGGCCGAGACGACTGATCGTCATCGCCTGCTGGGACAGCAACCGCAGGGAGATGCTTTCCCCTTCCACACTCGGGATGGTGGCGACGCGGACGTCAATGGGCATGCCATCCATCTCCAGGTTGATGCGGCCATCCTGTGGGAGGCGTTTCTCTGCAATGTCGAGCCGCGCCATGATCTTGAGACGCGCGATCACACTAGCTTGCAGAGACTTGATGTTCTCCGGCACCGGCAGTTCCTCGAGACGTCCATCAATGCGATAGCGAATGCGCAGCCGATCCTGCTGGGGCTCAACGTGGATATCCGTCGCACGTTGTTCCAGCCCCCGGCGAATGATCTGATTCACAAAGCGCACCACACTGGCTTCTTCATCCTCAGGTTCATCCAAGACCGTCACTTCATCACCGATCTCCTCGGCACCCCAGTCCGCACGTCCGCGCAGGATCTTCTCAAAGGTATCCGCACCCAGACCATAGAGCTTTTGCAGCCCTTCCA encodes the following:
- a CDS encoding type II secretion system F family protein; this translates as MPTFAYSAHGPSGVITGELTAVDRTEAMNLLSKKRLQPFRLEQAGGVETRATPRSAAPVFTAGPIRLKLSQVVLFTEELSDLLGAGIQLEPALATMERRRELSSVKTLATALRSKVRDGMPFSKAIAATSPSFGNLFCALAAAGEASGSLPAILRRQVEYLRSLAALRSKVAFALIYPAFLVVAAVSVTLLFVVYLIPKLTELLDSTGGSLPLGAQIILSFSEFIKATWWMILLGAMAVFVLIKAWLRRPESQIPWARFLLRLPLFGNILKARFYVQFLETMANLLGNGLPMVQAMQLTHQAIENPHYQREFEGVMRHVGEGVSLSRALDRSNIFPALLLDMVNVGEQTGDLSSAMGKAAERFDRELGQKVEKLSALVQPLIVCLMAGMVGIMAYLMITTIFQTISGMSQ
- a CDS encoding GspE/PulE family protein, which produces MMPLIQKILAEAGCGDNPAVQQAVEEACYNQTSFVEAVLDCEGVRERDFLLVLARTLSLAWWEGGGDHPAEPGLRRYLPAEIALRHRLLPVGVQDKGDAEGKPVLHLATFDPLNLVTHQRVASSLNQAVVWHVGQRTRIVEGLQKLYGLGADTFEKILRGRADWGAEEIGDEVTVLDEPEDEEASVVRFVNQIIRRGLEQRATDIHVEPQQDRLRIRYRIDGRLEELPVPENIKSLQASVIARLKIMARLDIAEKRLPQDGRINLEMDGMPIDVRVATIPSVEGESISLRLLSQQAMTISRLGLTDTVKPVVDELLKLPNGIILITGPTGSGKSTTLYAFLSEMNQTHRRIVTIEDPVEYKMPGMVQIAVKPEIGLTFASGLRSILRGDPNVVMVGEMRDLETTEIAIRAALTGHLVFSTLHTNDAIGGITRLVDMGVEPFLVSSAVRAFLAQRLVRKLCPLCKAPAEVESDYLKSIGFPLNVSGQIMRAVGCEACRGSGYQGRLSIYEVVLMTQALQHLINTRAHPAELQKQACQDGYIPMRGYGFQKVLAGETTIEEVLSVTSAGRSFHETAPRLTQPLHLVAA